The Microbacterium sp. zg-Y1090 sequence TGGGGTCGGCCCTCGTCATCCCGCTGCTGTCGCCCACGGTCGCGGGCATGTTCGCCCTGGCCGCCGTCTTCGGGCTGGGCTACGGCATCTACCTGAGCGTGGACGCCGCTCTCATGACCGAGGTGCTCCCCACCGCCCAGGCGGCGGCCAAGGACCTCGGCATCCTGAACATCGCGACGACCCTGCCGCAGGCGCTGACGCCGGTGGTGGTGTGGGCGCTCATCTCCCTGACCGGCAGCTACACCGCCGTCTTCACCGCAGGCATCGTCTGCGCCGTGGCCGGCGCACTGTCGGTGCTGCCGATCCGGAGCGTCCGATGACGGGCCGGGAGATCACCTCACCCGTCGCGCTGGTGGACCGGCGCGGACGGCTGGATCCGGCATCCATCGGCTGGACCCGCCGGCAGCTGCACGACACCGACCGCATCGGGCGGGGCTGGTACGGCTGGGGTCGCAACAAGCGCTGGGAGTACTGGGGCGTGATGACGCCGACGCACGTGGTGGCCATGACCATCGCGGCGCTCGATTTCGCCAACGTGCGCCAGCTCTGGGTCCTCGACAGGGAGACCGGCACCGCGGTCGACCGCTTCGAGATCTCTCCGCTCGGTCGCGGCGTGCGCATGGCGGGCACCCACGGCGGCGGCCCGAACACCTCACGCGGGCGGCGGCTCACCCTGCGCTTCGAGGAGACCAAGGGCGGCACGCGATTGCGGGCGCAGAGCGACCGCGTGCGGGTGGACCTGCTGGCGCGCGCTCTGCCCGGCCACGAGGCGATGGGCATCGCCTCGCCGCACAGCGACCGGCTCGTGGACTACACGGTGAAGGACGTCGACCGGCCGGTGCAGGGCCTCCTCACCGTGGACGGCGTCACGCACGGCGTCGAGGGATTCGCCGTGCTCGACCACGCCCGCTCCCGCCCGCCGTATCGCACCGACTGGAACTGGGGCGCGGCCATCGGCGCCGTCGGCGGTCGGCGCATCGGCATCAACCTCGGCGGCGGGGGCCCGCGGGGTCTGCGTCACGGACTCTCGCACACCGTGCTCACCGTCGACGGCCGGGTGCACAAGATCCCGACCGCGCTGGAGTGGGAGTTCGATCCGAGCGACTGGATGGCCCCGTGGCGCATGCGCACGGCGCGCATCGAGCTGGAGTTCACGCCCTTCTACGACCGGTATGCGCGCACGAACCTGCTCGTCATCCGCTCGACGACCCACCAGTGCTTCGGCACGTTCACGGGGCGGGTGCAGACCGACGAGGGCGAGTGGATCACGGTCGACGGGCTCGAGGGCTGGGCTGAGGACGTCCACAACCGCTGGTGAGCGGCGCTACGCCAGCGTGCGACGGTGGATCTGCGAGGTGAGGGACACCCCGTTCAGATCGAGGTACACCTGACCTTCGGTGACCGACAGCGTGGCGGTGTTGCGCCGCGCGATCACAGCGGCGGCGGCGTCGACGAACCCGGGGTCGAAGCTGTGCAGACCGATCGACTCCGGCCGGTGGATGGGCTTGCCGGTCCACAGCGCGAGCAGCTTCTCGGGGTCGCGGTGGGTGTACACCGCGGTGCGATCGGCGAGCTTGCTGCCGTAGTGCAGGCGCGCGGCATCCGGGGCGCCCACCTCGATCCACGCGGTGACGCGGCCGGTGAGGTCGCGCACGAGCACGGCGGGCTCGTCGGTGGCCGCGATGCCCTCGCTGAACGCAATGCCCTCCTCATACTCGAGGCAGTACGCCAGCAGGCGCGTGACCATGAACGCGTCGGTCTCGGACGGATGCCGCGCGACGCGCAGGGCCAGCTCGTCGTAGACCCCGCGGTCGACGTCGGCCAACTGCACCGTGAAGGTGTGGATCACTGCGCCCGCGGCCATAACGATCGAGCCTACGCGGCGCGCGGCGCCGCTGCGGTCAGAGGCGCTCGATGATCGTGGCGTTGGCCATGCCGCCGCCCTCGCACATCGTCTGCAGCCCGTATCGGCCGCCGGTCGCCTCAAGGTGGGCGAGCATCGTGCCGAGCAGTCGCGTGCCGGATGAGCCCAGCGCATGGCCGAGGGCAATGGCGCCGCCCCACGGGTTGAGCTTGGCGGGGTCGGCCCCGGTCTCGGCCGCCCACGCCAGCGGCACCGAGGCGAAGGCCTCGTTGACCTCGTACACGTCGAGGTCGTCCATGCCGAGGCCGCTGCGTTCCAGAATGCGCGCCGTCGCCGGGATGGGACCGGTGAGCATCATCAGCGGATCGTCGCCGACGACGGCAAAGGAATGGAAGCGTGCGCGGGGGGTGAGCCCGAGCGCGGCGGCCGTCTGCTCGCTCATGATGAGGGCTGCCGACGCGCCGTCGGTGAGGGGGGACGAGTTGCCGGGGGTGATGCGCCAGTCCAGCTCGGGGAAACGCGCGGCGGCGGCGTCGGTGCGGAACGCCGGAGCCAGACCGGCCAGCGCGTCGGCCGTGGTGCCCGGACGCACCGTCTCGTCGGTCGCGACGTCTCCCACCGCGACGAGCTGCGACGCGAAGCGCCCCTCCGCCGCGGCGCGGGCGGCGCGCTCGTGGGATGCCACGGCGAAGCGATCGAGGTCGTCGCGGCCGAGGTTCCATCGCGCGGCGATGAGCTCCGCCGAGACCCCCTGGTTCACGAGCCCGTCGGGGTAGCGCTCACGCAGACGGGGCGAGAATGCCGAAGCGCCCGAAGCCGCGGTCCCCAACGGCACGCGGCTCATCGACTCCACCCCGCCCGCGATGACGATGTCGTACGCGCCGGCGATGACACCCTGTGCCGCGAAATGGGCCGCCTGCTGGCTGGAGCCGCACTGGCGGTCGATGGTGGCGGCCGGCACGGTCTCGTCGAAGCCGGCGGCGAGCACCGCCTGGCGTGCGATGTTGCCCGACTGCTCCCCCACCTGGCTGACGCAGCCCAGCAGCACGTCGTCGATCTGGCGGGATTCCAGGCCGTTGCGCTCGAGCAGGGCTGTCAGCACCCCGGCGGCGAGATCCACGGGGTGGACGCCGCTGAGCGCCCCTCCCGGCTTGCCGCGCCCCGACGGCGTGCGCACCACATCCACGATCACGGCACTCGACATCCGCGGTCCTCCCTCGCACCGGCTGCGGCCGGCAGCGCCGGCACCCACGGTGCCACGCTAGCTCAGCCCAGGATGCTGGGCTCCAGATCGCGCAGCGCCCGGAAGTGCGTCTGCCGGGTCACGCCGATGGCGGCGATCACGAACCCGGCGACGAGCCAGGCCAGGAGTACCGCGGCATCCAGAATGGTGCGACTGAGGTCGCCGCCGTACATGAACTGCCGCATGCCGTCGACGACGAAGCTCATCGGCAGCACCTGGTGCAGCGCGGCGAGAGGGCCGGGGAGCGTCTGCCAGGGGAAGGTGCCGCCGGCGCTGACGAGCTGCAGCACCATCAGCACGAGTCCCAGGAATTGGCCCACCTCCCCCCACCACACGTTGAGCGCGAGGATGATCGCGGTGTACGTCAGGGTCGCCAGCAGCATGATGCCGAGCGTGCCGAGCGGATAGACCATCGGGAACCCGAGCGCGTAGACCAGCACGAGGAAGAGCAGCGCCATCTGCAGCATCCCGAAGAGTCCGGGCGTCAGCCAGCCGGCGAGCGTGATCCGGATGGGCGAGTGCAGCGCCGTGACGGCGCGGCGGGAGATGGGCCGGACGATGAGGAACAGCGCGTAGATGCCGATCCAGCCGGCGAGCGCGCCGAAGAACGGCGCGAGCCCGGCACCGTAGTTCGCGGCCTCTGCAGCCGCCGTCGTGTCGATCGTGATGGGGTCGGCGATGATGCGCGCCTGCGCGGCGCGGACGTCGGCGCTGCTGTCGGGGATCTCGCCCGCGCCGCTGACGAGGGCGTCGCGCAGCTCCACCGTGCCCGAGGAGAGCGTGCCTGCGCCGTCCCGCAGCGTGGCCGTCCCCGATGACAGCTCCTGCAGGCCGGAGGCGAGCGTGCCCAGCCCGTCGCGCAGCGACACCGCACCGTTGGCCACCTCCGCGCTGCCGCGGGAGAGCTCGTCGATCTCGCCGACGACCTCCTGCACGCGCTGGTCGCCGACGCGGATGCCGTCGGCGACGGTGTCGAGCCGCGACAGGATGGCATCGACGGTGGGGGGGTCGAGGCCGAGCGCGACCAGTTCGGCGGTGATGTCGGCGCGGGCCTGCGGCAGATCGGCGGTCAGCTGCGCGACCACCGATCCGACGCGGTCGGCGGCCGCGGCGATCTGTTCATCGCCGCCCGCCACCTGGGCCGCACCGTCGGCCAGTTGGGCGGCGCCGGCCTGCAGCTGCGCGGTGCCGTCGACGGCGCTCACTGCTCCCTCCGCGATGCGCACCGTGCCATCGGCCAGCTCCGCGGCGCCGGAGGCCAGCTGATCGGCACCTTGGCCGGCCTCGACGATCTTGCCGCGGATGGTCGAGATCGAATCGAGCAGCGTGGCGGCCGCCTCACGACTGACCTGCTGGGTTACGGCCGCGCGGATGCGGTCCACCGCCTGCGAGGCGATGTTGCTGGCGAGGTAGCTGTTGGCGTCGTAGGTCTCCAGCAGGATCTTCGCGCGTTGAGGATCATCTCCCGAGACCGATTCGAGGGAGGCGGTGAAATCCGTCGGCAGCGTGATGGCGAAGTCGAACCGGTCGCGCTCCAGGCCTTCCCTGGCCTCGGCCGCGGAGACGCGGCTCCAGTCGAAGTCGCGCCCCTTGAGGAGTTCGTTCGCGACCTCGTCGCCGATATTGCGGGCCGGGGTGTCCCCCTCGGCGGCGACCCCCTCGTCCTCCACGACGAGGGCGACGGGGACGTCGGGGAACTTCGCGTAGGGGTCCTGGTTGGCCCAGAGGTACAGACCCCCGTACAGGATGGGGACGATGATGAGGGCGAACAGCGCGAGCGCCGACATCTTCGTCGACACGAGCCGGCGCAGCTCGGCGAGGATCATCTGCGGCACCTTGAGGTGCGGCACCGGGATCGGCGCGGCCCTCATGAGCGGGCATCCTCGACGGCGGGCTCGCCGGGATCGCCGGCCTCGCGGTCGGTGTCGTCGGTGATGGCCCCGATGACCTTGGCCGAGGAGTACCCGGCGATCATGAGCATTCCGAAGCCCCGGTCGGCGAGCGCGAGTGCCTGGTCCCACCAGATGCGCGGGTCGCCGCCGTGACGGTCGGGGGCGACGACGACGAGCGCCTCGACGTCGGCGCGCAGCACCGCCAGTTCGGTGAGCAGGTGCATCCGCGCGCGGGGGGCGACCGTGGCGATGGGGCGGCGCATGAGGTGGTCGAGATGATGGTGACTGAGCCAGCGATGCACCGTGCGGCGGCCGGACGACACGCCTGCGAACATGAGCTCCTCCGCCGTCACGGCGCCGACCGTGACACGCGGCGCGGGTTCGGAGATGTCGGGCGCATCCACCAGGGCGATCCGCCGGCGCATGCCCGCGGCGTCGGCCATGCCGTCGATCTCGATGGTGCCCTCGTCCGGCTTCATCCGGCCGGAGGCCAGCAGACCGAGCACGGTCGGGCGCTGCTCGGTCTCGGCGCGGGCGAAGACCGCCTGGCCCGTCTCGAACGAGAGGTCGGTCTGCGGCAGGGCTTCGCCGTTGCGCCCCTTGCTCACTCCGCGAAGCTCGATCTTCATGGCGTAACCTCCCGGTGCTGGGCTCCCGACCGCTGCGCTCCTGCGCGCCGGCGTGGAAACCGAGTCTCCCCGGCGGCACCCCCGCCGTCCATAGCCCCGCTCGGCGTCGGGCGTGCACGCCCGATTTGCCATCCGGGACGACCGGCGGCAGGATACCCCTGGGGGTATCTTGCCCCGAAGGAAAGTGAGTACGCGATGACGTCATCCCCCAGCCGCACTGCATCCGCCACGGGACCGCGGGTCGTGATCGTCGGCGGCGTGGCCGCCGGCATGTCCGCCGCCACCCGCCTGCGCCGCTTGGATGAGACGGCTCAGATCACCGTGCTCGAGCAGGGTCGGTACGTGAGCTTCGCCAACTGCGGGCTGCCGTACTACGTGGGCGGGGTGATCGCCGACCGTGATTCGCTGCTTCTGCAGACTCCGCAGTCACTGCGCGCGCGCTTCGACCTGGACGTGCGGGTGGGCCACGAGGTCGTCGCCATCGACCGTGACGCACGCACCGTCACGGCACGTGAGATCGCCAGCGGGGAGACGGTCGTCGCGGCGTACGACCACCTGATCCTGGCGACCGGTGCCGCGCCGCGCATGCACGTGGACGCCGCGCCGGACGCCGCGCCCGTGGTGACGCTGCGGACGATCGATGACGTCGATCGGATCACGGCCGTGCTCGCGGCTCGCGGCGAAGAGCAGGGTCGCGCCGTCGTCATGGGCGCGGGCTTCATCGGCTTGGAGGCGACCGAGAACCTGGTGCACAGAGGCCTGGCGGTCACGCTCGTGCAGCAGGGCACGCGCCCGATGTCGCCGCTCGACCCCGAGATGGCGGCCGCGGTGATGGACACGCTGGTGGCTCACGGTGTGGATGTGCGCACGAGCACCACCGTCGACGCGATCGACGCGGCCGGCGTGCATCTGTCCGACGGCACCGTCGTCACGGCCGACCTCGTGGTGGATGCGCGTGGCGTCGCCCCCGCGGCAGGCCTGGCCCGGGCGGCCGGCCTGCGCATCGGTGCCACGGGAGGGGTCGTCGTGGACGGGCATCAGCGCACCGACGACCCGCGGATCTTCGCCGTCGGCGATGCCGCCGAGAAGACGGATGCCGTCTCGGGCGAAGCCACCCTGGTCACGATGGCCGGGCTGGCGAACCGCCACGGGCGTGCGGCGGCGGACGTCATCGCGTGGGACAACGGCCGACTGGATGCCGCTCCCCGGCTTGCCGGCCCCGCGCTCGGGACGGCCATCATCGGCCTGTTCGACGTGACGGTGGCGATGGTGGGCTGGAGCGAGCAGCGCCTGATCGCCGCGGGCCGTGAGCACCGGGCGATCCACACCCACCCCACCGACCACGCCGGGTACTACCCCGGGGCGCAGCGTATGGCGATGAAGGTGATGGTCGATCCCCTGTCCGGTCTGATCCTGGGCGCGCAGATCGTCGGCGGGAACGGCGTGGACAAGCGCATCGACGTCATCGCGACCGCGATGCACGCGGGACTGCCCGCTGCCGAGCTGGCACACCTCGAGCTCGCCTACGCGCCGCAGTATGCGTCGGCGAAGGACCCGCTGAACATGGTGGGGTACGTCGCGGAGAACCTCGCGACCGGTGTGACCGACTCGGTGCAGTGGCATGAGCTGCCGGCGGCGCTCGCCGCGGGAGCAACCCTGATCGACGTGCGCTCACCGCAGGAGTTCTCCGCGGGCGGGATCCCGGGGAGCATCAACATTCCCGTCGACGCGCTGCGCGAGAGCATCGCGTCGCTGCCCGACGGCGAACTGATCGTGCACTGCCAGGTGGGTCAGCGCGGCCATACCGCCGCGCGCATCCTCGCGCAGCTGGGACGTCCCGCCCGCAACCTCGACGGCGGATACCTCACCTGGAAGGCCGGTGCCGCCGTCGCCGCCGCTCTGCAGCCTGCCTGACAGCACAGCTGACACGTCGGCGGGCAGGTCGCCACCGGGTCGTCCCGTGCGGCACGATGGAGGCCATGGCTCTGCTCCTGCGTCCGTGGACCGGCGAAGACGCCGCGGCGCTCGCCCGTGCTGCGCACCGCGACCCGGACCTCTCCATCCAGTTCAACGGCGGCGATCTATCGGATCCCGCAGCGGCGGCATCCTTCATCGAGGCGAACCTGCGCTTCGACGAGCGGACGAAGAACTGGGCGCTGGTCGACGACGGCGTCGCCGTCGGCAACGTCGGCGCGTCCGGCATCGAGTTCCGGCACGGGACGGCATGGATCTCGTACTGGCTCGCCGCCCCCGCTCGGGGCAAGGGGTACGCGACCAGCGCTCTTCTCGCGGTGTGCGACTGGGCGTTCGGGCAGGGAGTGCACCGCTTGGAACTGGGGCACCGCGTGAACAACCCCGCTTCGTGCCGGGTCGCGACCGCGGCCGGCTTCCGCGCCGAGGGGATCGAGCGCGAGAAGCTCCGCTACGGCGACGAACGCTTCGACGTCGAGACGCACGCCCGCCTGGCCACCGACCCTCAGGTCGTTGCGCAGCCGTCGTCGCCCCCCGTGACCCTCTTCTCCACCGCAGAGGACGCCCTCACGGGCCTGGGCTAGAACGGCGGCGGCACCCCCGCGCTACCCGCCGCGCTGAATGCCAGCACCCGTGCCGGCACGTCG is a genomic window containing:
- a CDS encoding DUF2804 domain-containing protein — encoded protein: MTGREITSPVALVDRRGRLDPASIGWTRRQLHDTDRIGRGWYGWGRNKRWEYWGVMTPTHVVAMTIAALDFANVRQLWVLDRETGTAVDRFEISPLGRGVRMAGTHGGGPNTSRGRRLTLRFEETKGGTRLRAQSDRVRVDLLARALPGHEAMGIASPHSDRLVDYTVKDVDRPVQGLLTVDGVTHGVEGFAVLDHARSRPPYRTDWNWGAAIGAVGGRRIGINLGGGGPRGLRHGLSHTVLTVDGRVHKIPTALEWEFDPSDWMAPWRMRTARIELEFTPFYDRYARTNLLVIRSTTHQCFGTFTGRVQTDEGEWITVDGLEGWAEDVHNRW
- a CDS encoding YaeQ family protein, coding for MAAGAVIHTFTVQLADVDRGVYDELALRVARHPSETDAFMVTRLLAYCLEYEEGIAFSEGIAATDEPAVLVRDLTGRVTAWIEVGAPDAARLHYGSKLADRTAVYTHRDPEKLLALWTGKPIHRPESIGLHSFDPGFVDAAAAVIARRNTATLSVTEGQVYLDLNGVSLTSQIHRRTLA
- a CDS encoding thiolase family protein encodes the protein MSSAVIVDVVRTPSGRGKPGGALSGVHPVDLAAGVLTALLERNGLESRQIDDVLLGCVSQVGEQSGNIARQAVLAAGFDETVPAATIDRQCGSSQQAAHFAAQGVIAGAYDIVIAGGVESMSRVPLGTAASGASAFSPRLRERYPDGLVNQGVSAELIAARWNLGRDDLDRFAVASHERAARAAAEGRFASQLVAVGDVATDETVRPGTTADALAGLAPAFRTDAAAARFPELDWRITPGNSSPLTDGASAALIMSEQTAAALGLTPRARFHSFAVVGDDPLMMLTGPIPATARILERSGLGMDDLDVYEVNEAFASVPLAWAAETGADPAKLNPWGGAIALGHALGSSGTRLLGTMLAHLEATGGRYGLQTMCEGGGMANATIIERL
- a CDS encoding YhgE/Pip domain-containing protein, whose translation is MRAAPIPVPHLKVPQMILAELRRLVSTKMSALALFALIIVPILYGGLYLWANQDPYAKFPDVPVALVVEDEGVAAEGDTPARNIGDEVANELLKGRDFDWSRVSAAEAREGLERDRFDFAITLPTDFTASLESVSGDDPQRAKILLETYDANSYLASNIASQAVDRIRAAVTQQVSREAAATLLDSISTIRGKIVEAGQGADQLASGAAELADGTVRIAEGAVSAVDGTAQLQAGAAQLADGAAQVAGGDEQIAAAADRVGSVVAQLTADLPQARADITAELVALGLDPPTVDAILSRLDTVADGIRVGDQRVQEVVGEIDELSRGSAEVANGAVSLRDGLGTLASGLQELSSGTATLRDGAGTLSSGTVELRDALVSGAGEIPDSSADVRAAQARIIADPITIDTTAAAEAANYGAGLAPFFGALAGWIGIYALFLIVRPISRRAVTALHSPIRITLAGWLTPGLFGMLQMALLFLVLVYALGFPMVYPLGTLGIMLLATLTYTAIILALNVWWGEVGQFLGLVLMVLQLVSAGGTFPWQTLPGPLAALHQVLPMSFVVDGMRQFMYGGDLSRTILDAAVLLAWLVAGFVIAAIGVTRQTHFRALRDLEPSILG
- a CDS encoding FAD-dependent oxidoreductase — its product is MTSSPSRTASATGPRVVIVGGVAAGMSAATRLRRLDETAQITVLEQGRYVSFANCGLPYYVGGVIADRDSLLLQTPQSLRARFDLDVRVGHEVVAIDRDARTVTAREIASGETVVAAYDHLILATGAAPRMHVDAAPDAAPVVTLRTIDDVDRITAVLAARGEEQGRAVVMGAGFIGLEATENLVHRGLAVTLVQQGTRPMSPLDPEMAAAVMDTLVAHGVDVRTSTTVDAIDAAGVHLSDGTVVTADLVVDARGVAPAAGLARAAGLRIGATGGVVVDGHQRTDDPRIFAVGDAAEKTDAVSGEATLVTMAGLANRHGRAAADVIAWDNGRLDAAPRLAGPALGTAIIGLFDVTVAMVGWSEQRLIAAGREHRAIHTHPTDHAGYYPGAQRMAMKVMVDPLSGLILGAQIVGGNGVDKRIDVIATAMHAGLPAAELAHLELAYAPQYASAKDPLNMVGYVAENLATGVTDSVQWHELPAALAAGATLIDVRSPQEFSAGGIPGSINIPVDALRESIASLPDGELIVHCQVGQRGHTAARILAQLGRPARNLDGGYLTWKAGAAVAAALQPA
- a CDS encoding GNAT family N-acetyltransferase, which produces MALLLRPWTGEDAAALARAAHRDPDLSIQFNGGDLSDPAAAASFIEANLRFDERTKNWALVDDGVAVGNVGASGIEFRHGTAWISYWLAAPARGKGYATSALLAVCDWAFGQGVHRLELGHRVNNPASCRVATAAGFRAEGIEREKLRYGDERFDVETHARLATDPQVVAQPSSPPVTLFSTAEDALTGLG